TCTACTCGAATTTGAAGTTCTTtaggttttgattttttttcaatttacgTTGCACAAAACTGGTTTCCGCCGGATTTGTTGCTTGTTAGTTGCTGCCTTGAATGTATAATGATTCTGtgattttataaatgtataatgaTTCTGTGATTTTGTggttttgtttataaaattacaacaaatTTCACGAACCCTAAAATTCGAAGATTGATTGTTATGTTgatgtttttctttgttcattgATTGTTGCTTTATTTGGAGTGATCTAATATTGCTCGATTAATTGATTTTGCAATAAACTATGCTAACTCGAGCTTCTTGTgatatttgcatatttatagaattttgaattttccattGATTGAATGAGTTAGAACTGTAAGTCTATGTACAAAATgtaaacttttttctttcctgcatattcttgtttaattaattattgtagcTCCCAGCTGGTTTggaatataaacatatattccaatttatatattttccgCAATTTATCACTGTAGAAATGTAATTACATATACAGATTGAGTGATTTTTTTCTGCCAGAGTTGAGAGGGGTAATTGGAGTGCAAGTTGTACTTTATTTCTgcttaattttgaatttttccaTGGTTATCATTGTTTGGCTTCACTTTATGTAACTTGCTTGCTTCTCATTTGGAGATGATATATGTCCTGTGTTTTATAAGGAATCTAGCAATGAGTTAGTACTTGTTTTCTTTATGCTCTCATTTAAAGATAATTGACATCCAGTGCTGGTTTTTGTAAGGAATCTATCAACCGATTTATGTATTTTCTGTGCCCACATGTATCTTTTTCTATGTGGTTTCTCTTATACTTGAAACTCATAGTTAAAAACTGTATATGACTTTTTAGTAGAACAAGAACAATGTTTTtgattcaataatttaatttctctgACATTGGTGCTGATTCATTTCAAAAGGAAAACTGAAGAGCAGAAGCCGAAGGAACATAGGCCAAAGGCAAATGAGAACAAACCTGTTATGAACGAGTAAGCGTGCATTATGCAAGCACTAGTTTGGATGGAGTTTCCAAGTGTCTAGATGTGCACTTTATAAGTGCAACTCTCTAAACTTGAATATCGAGTTTGTTTCTCTAGACTATGTGTAACAAGATATTGGTTTTTATTTAGTGAAGCTTATTTCTGATAAATCTACTGCCTCAAGTTCTCCGCTTCTGTTAAATGATGCTCATATATCTATATGTTATGCTTGTTCATATTTAGTGGTTAATTCCCCATCCCTTCTGGATGTTTGGTATATATCTTCCAGAGGGATTCTGAATTTTTTCCCCTCTTTAGATGATAGAAGAATTACTTTATGCTTCGTGGTTAATTCCTCCCCTTCTGGATGATATGGGTATCTATGATATGTCTACCAGAAAATTCTGAATTTTTTCCCCCCTTTACTTTGTCTGCTTTATTATATTCATGAAAATCTTGCATAGTTGCTACCTTTAGATGATAGAAGAATTACTTTATGCTTTCACTTGTGAAAGCTTTGACTTGCCTGGTGAAGTTTGTTGTGGGATTTACAGTTACATAGTGAATGTTCTCACAAGATTGACACTgtaaaaattgtgaaaatggTCACAGCAGACAATTAGGGGTCCACTAATCAGAGAAAAAAGGCTTGGTGGTGGTTGTGAAAAAGGTGGTGTGTGCAATGTGGTAATTGAGTGTCTTCCCATGTGAAGTTGAAGACTTTGAGCTTCTTTTTTTCCAAACCAGAAAACCCTTTAGAATTCACCATCAATTAACCCCTTTATCTTATGTACCCCCCTCATTANTGATGCTTGCCTTTAATCACTACcacattaataatttgattttgatccaTTCTTCGGTTATGGTTGATCTTGATTGAACAATCTGTAGGGGTGGATTGTCATGATCTATTTCAACTACTAGGGTGCTATTCATTTGTGCATTTAAAAGATGGATTGAtgctttaattatttgcaAGATGCTTCGATGCATATTCTCTGCCATATAGAACTCGGATTAGTCAAATTTGTCCTTACATgtcattatttcttttttacaatttttgcCTTTTTGTATTGTGGAGAATGTCGAGGCAGAGATTATAGTGTTAAAGTGTGTTATTATTGAATGTAATTGATAGCCTTTGACTTTGCTTCAtctctaaatttaattattctttctcGCCCATGTGATGTATGTGTACGTTGGTTCTTTGCCGACTACTTTAAGTGCATTAATTAGATAGgattaacttaattatttccCATTACACTGCATGAtctatattaattagtatGTTATGTGTAGCAATCGATTTATTTAAAGCCTAATTCAAGATGATGCAAAAAGATAGCCAGTGCAAAACTAgaatataattcaataatccaaaaaaatgtcataggcatagttatatttttttcttgtacTTCTACATATGACAAAAATATCGAATAAATTTGGGTTTGTTACTTATAACTCAGCCTCCAAGATGGTTGTATTGATTTTGCTTCTGTACTGTgatatatagttatataaatCAATGTTTACTACTCCATGTCCGTgtaacatttaatttatttcactcCACGTGATACTCacaaaatcatttatttacataattattagATCATTCATTGTAAATCTCTATTTGAAGACATGTTTAGCATATCTGATCCCACATAAGTTTATAAGCACATTCCTCAAATAGAGCTTAAAACACTACACTCCAATCCTTTTAACATAATAGAAAAGGTCATAATTTCGGTTGTTCAATGGAATCAAGAAATGCAAAAGCTTTTCTTTCCAAAGCAAATCACCCTTTTCTTCCATTGcattgtttctctctcttacttaaaCAAATTTCTCTTCCCTTTATTCACGCCGCATTCACTACTTCCACAACTAGACTTCCCAATCACCAAGATTCCTTCTTctaattcttcttccccatTTCTTCACCATctcccatttttctattattccCAGAAATGTCTGAGCTGTGCATCTCcaagtctcatttttctagTCTTCTCATCTCTGACTTCTTCATTCTCCTCTACTCctccattctctctcatccCCTCTACTTCTcctacttcatcttcttctccccCTACCTCCTCAAGCTCCTCTCCTTCCTCTCCCCTTTTTCCTCACCACTTCCTCATCTCCCTCGCCTTCCTACAGAGACTGCAGCTCAACAAAGATCACCATCCCAATGAAGAGCTCCAAAGCTCTGAACTTTACGAAATCTTCTTCGGCCCTCCATCAATGGCAGAGGTGAGGGGGAGTTACACCAGACCCCCCAAAAGATCCCATTTTGGAGCCGATTCCGCTGCCGGGCCTCGCCGGAGAAGCTCCGATCGCCGCCGCCGGAAAATTCAAGACTCCGGCgatggaggaggagaagaGGCTTGATGATTCAGTGATCATGAACGGATCGAATGTGGTCGTGTCGAGATCAAACTCGCCTCGAGCTGCGGGTCGATGAGGAGGGAGAGGGGGTGGAGGAGGACGCTGGCCGGAAAACTGTTCGAGGAGAGGCACAGCGGAGGAGGCGGTGGAGGAGAGGGGATGGACTCGCTGTGGAGGCGCACGAGGTGGATTCGAAGAAGAGTGGCGTTGGGAGGAGAAGGAAAGTTGATGtgtggaggaggaagaggatgagaatgagatacaGCTGTGTTGTTTGCAGGCGTTGAAGATGTCGGCGGGGAAGATGAATCTTGGGGTGGCAAGGCCGAACTTGTCAAGATTTCCAAGGCGATTAAGGGGATTGGGTGGTTGCATTTGCATAAGAGTAGCAAGAAGGTTCATAACAATGCTTTATCATAGATAGATCTTGTTCATCTTATTTAATAATCtactttgatttgatttgtggTATATACTACTTGTAGTTGCATAACATAGTTGTCGGTGTTTGTGTTTTCTTGATGTTCTTCTTTTTAGTATGGTTTATCTCTCGATCTCGTTTATATTTTAGTGAAATTTCTACTTATTACTTTGCTATGTATGTAGGAGagaaaacaattttttgtCATAGGATTATTAGCTATTTCCCATGTTTCTATTGATTCGGGAGAATTGATGTTTATTGACTAGATGGAACAACatagaataatagaaattaTATAAGTTGCTTTTATTgcaataaagagaaaaatgacTTTTACTATGAATTCCTAATAACAAATATGACAAGCTTACAATAAGATGGAAAGAATATTATGCCATAGGGATATAATtaatgctaactaattaccaatcccAAATCGAgatcaattttcaaccattttaAGATCTGTGTAATATAATCGCCaagtttaatatattttaaatttaaataattattaattaaattaaaaggtaTTAATCGTCAAATCCTATACTagaattataactaactattttctctctcctcaatcatctcaaatctttaaatttacgtaactctctcaatttaaattattttttcgaaaaaatatatcaaattaaagataatttaataaggattccaatgagatctcaattgcatatgttccgacgatattcggtgatgaaatttgataaattatatttcaattttcgcaTACGCTGATAAAGaactattttcaacaaatacaacaaaaaatctcaatatattatagaaaatctcaatattatgcatgtcaatctcaataaaaagtgttgatattttctgtccttatgttgatatttaatatcatattgttgatattcgTAATACACAAtgcgatataaaaaaacactaactaaaattatcatatgataacataacgACGATATTATCCTTTTgctgatattttgtctactatttattgagattttgtgaactttaatctcatccactcattttaaaatccaaggtaGAAGATtacttgattttggattaagCGCTAtaaagcattagaataggacctTAGGCCAAATTCGAAattagtgttattttaaggggaaGAAAACACGTCAATACTATTGggatattcaaattttatagcCAAGAcactaataatactaaaatgtttttctttcacataatacaaataaaactaCAACCAAATGCGGAGTATTCTTGCAATttcatagtagtaattttcaaGTACTCATCACCTTGTAAAAATTTGATAGTAAAGTACTGAAAAAATTTGATAGTAAcgtttttgactttttgttaTTCCAAATGACACAGAATATTAAACCACCACTGTGATAAGCAACAAATAAATGGGAAACTGAATTTCATTCCAATAAATGAGCCcagtacaaaatatttttaatgctaattcaaaaaaaaactaaacctCATCCTACTCATAAAAAACTGTACCCAAGAATGCAAAAACTGAGAACAAAACCGGCAAAATAGGGACTAAGCTGTTcgacaaaattaattttgatttttgatgatgtaaaaattcCCTACGGATTTgaataaaaactaaattaaatccaCCTAGTTGAAGCCACACACTGACTACCTACCTTCATCGCTCAAGCAGTAGCAGAAACCCGAGGAGCGACAGCGACACTATTTGTGTTGCCGTTTGGGAAGCCACCAGTGCGGTTCATGTGACTGCCACCATTGTTGCTCATGTTTTCAGACCTCTGATATCCATCGCGATTTGAGGACCTGCCACCCCTGCCACCGAACTCACCACCCCTTCCATTGAAATCACCCCTCCCGTATCCCCTCCCACCTCCGTAGTTCCCACGTCCTCTTACTCCTTCATTTCTGAATCCACCAGAACCTCTTCCTGGTTGAAATCTCCCTTGGGATTTCCTCGAGTGTTAGTAGACCTCTTCTCCTCAACAAATGCTTTCCGTGCACCAATTGTCACGGGAGAAGCCTGAAAAATTGAGTTCATGTAAAAACCAAGTATCAAACTCGGAGATTAGCCCCCAGCTTCATGTTGAGAGAGCTTCATATACATGACAACTGATTCTTGCATAGATTCAACGTATTGGACTCATTTCAGTGTATAAGGTGTTATATTATGTGTAAAGAAGTATTATACGGAACTGAATAAGTTCTACACATGAACTTGGTCAGAAAACACAAAGGAAGCTTCGTCAATCATATAAGCCATGTATCCACAGGTGAAGAAGTTGAGACAACATATGcagaaaattattatattacgTAAAAGTAAAAACACAAGTTCAGCTTAAAACATCCAATTCTAAGACTTGAATAGCTTGCTTCTAACAAACATAAACTACATATATGATCTAGATTagacacatgttttaagagcTTCATGTTGCATTTGAGCATAAAATACATACCTCGAGAGCTTTTTCTACAGAACTTGCATCCTCAAATTCCACAAAGCCAAAACAAAAGGCTTGATGCTACAGCAAAAAATAGTTAGGAGTGCTATTTTGTATCTATAAAGATTGACACTCCCTTGCATGTGATGTGCCACAATTAATCGAAAACATTAGTGATTAGTCAGAAATGAACATACTCTGTTGCTCCTGACTTGAATTCCATCGGGCTTGATAGTACCGAATTTCTTGAATACTTCCTCAAGTAAGCTCTCGGTAGCATTCATAGGGAGACCCCTTATGTATATTGAGTAACCATCAGCTGCATAAATAAAGGAGGGTACAttagaaaaatagaagaaaacaTAATTCAAGGCTAGACAACCAGTTCTcttaaaggaaaatgaaagttAGAATATCATGCCTTCACCATCTGGGTTATTTCCATTATCAACAACTTCCGAACCAGAAACAGGTCCATCAGTTGCTGGGGCAGAAGGTGGATGCACTGGCTCTACACTCATTGGTGGAGCTTTTCGAGGAGTCACTTGTGGAGGTGGGGAAGATGCAACATTTCCTTGAGATCAAAGGATAAAGATCAGTCAGCACAGTTCAGTCAGCACTTCGACCATAATAACCACAAAACTATGAGACAAAGGATAAAGATCTCAACTTCATTACCTGTGTCCTACTTACAATAGAGGCATAAGATTTCTTTGgcaattcttcaattttggCACTAGATTCAACAATCTTTTGGGCATCGTCTTCAACTTCATCAACGACCTCAGCCACCGAGATTTCTTCCTCAACAATTGTTGCTGGGACAGCAGATACTTCTCCTGCCACAGCTTCTCCCACAGGAGGTGCGCTATCCTCGTTGACAGGGACATGATTCTCCACAATTGTTGCTGGGACGGCAGATACTAAAACGAGTACGATTTTATCACTTCACAATCGGCAAAAAATAGGACAAGTATAAAAGTAGTAAGGTATATATAGGCAACCTAGCTCAGTAGAGGCAGGCACCACAACGTCATTGACCACAGCTGGGTTCGAGGGACACTATCCAAATACCAAACGTATCattcaaaacaaaagtaaCCCTTGTCCCGGGGCAAGGAAAAATGACTGCACAAAAGTGTAGCATGAGTTGTCCTCCGCCCTCATACAGCCAGTCACAAGAACATGAACTCCACCACTAAAGGACTCTTGAGAATCTACTGATTTAATCTCTGCTTTGAACATATTATTGTTCAGGGAAAGAATCTTCGCATTGATGGCCTGTGCAATCACATCATATCAGCACAACAGTGaacattttatcaaaataatcaacatTCACTTATTGATCCAAAAATACACCTCAAATCACAATTATTTTGAgaattcaaaacaaatttcGTGACTGCATCGACAAACATACACAAACATAAGATAAGACCTTTCCTTTGCCTAATGGTTCTCacaatcaataaaaaagttctaaaaaatcaaacttcaCAAACATTAAGCAGTAGAGGGAGTGGAATTACTTCCATAGTGGTGGTGATGGTCATGGTGCCATCCTCCTCTTGACGACCAAGCATACTTATGTCCTGATAAAATCGATGAGTATGCCCCGGCGATAGATGCAGAATGTGATAATACTGCGTCACAAATGCGTTCCCAACCTAGCTCAACACCAAAGAGCGGAATTAGCAATAACAACAGCAacagaaatataataaaaattcctcaataaaaaaaacttacaacACTAGCAGTAACAAGTTGCTGAGCTACTAACGCCGCTGCCATCCTCAATCTCACCTACAAACAGCCCTAAACACATCAACATCGAATTAATCTCGCCGCAGTTGATTAAAAAACTAACTTTACGGATCAATTCCTACCAATCAGATCAAATCACATCAAAATTCATAGAAATACGCGGGTAAAGTGTTATAGATTGTCGCCGTACCTGGAAGCAAATCGATTAGCCGCAAAGAGCAACGAGAAATAAACGGATTTCGAAATCTCACGATTTCGAAATCCGAAAAGCCTCCGCAGCTCCGGCAACGGAATCTAGGGCTTGGACGACGTCGATGGAGGCGCGGCGGTGGATGAGAATTCAAGAGGCGCGAGCGCTGGCagtggagagagaagaagaagaagaagggttTCTGAAGATTTATgaataaactatataaaatacgagttttggtttatatttgaatatttatgaattctaggtatgaatttgaattcttgtaaattttggagtgactattttttaaaaataaattttaattaatatttaaataaatatttaatgttgTGATAACAATTTAGGataatttctaaataaatttgaattaatgtttaagcaaataattaatggGGTGGTTACAATCAAATTCCTTTAATTCagttaatttatattttagccTTAACTTTTGTATATGTACATTTTTATCTCACAACTTACATGTCATCAGGAATTGTAATGGtcacattattaaaaaaattaatagccaatttttttaaatcagtCATTTCACTAAAAAAACAAGTCAAAGTGTCGAACTATAAGTTAATaataattctctatcttaaaattttttatgcttttgaAAACCTACttaatctataattttttttaaaaaaatatcaataatgaTTCTCTATTTATTCTCATGATGACTTAAAATCCTAAGCTATTGGATTGAAAAAACGTTTTATCAACCGAAAGGCTTTCATCGCTTTCTTATTTTTGCATGTTCATTGCACGGAATGTGTTCAAATACACAATAAgtctaatttttgtaattaaaaattgaagataatttatagtagaaatatatagaaataaatagaatatataagaaaaaagtagagaattctagaagtgaaaaaaatattaggatGAAAAGTTTAGAACAAATACATATGTAGTCTATATATATGTCgattgtaaatattttgtactataTGTTAAGTTTTGGaagtttagatttttttagttttcaaattcAAGTAATCAAAAAGTGATATATGAAATtagttttcataaaattaattgagcCTGCATCGGACGGAAGTAGAcactagtatatattaatattgtaatcaaaattaaattatgatttatctTTCAAAAATTGCACTAATTTCGCCTCTTTGGCTCTTTCTCGttttaaataaagataaatattgCTAGTAAAACaatcattataataaaattcgTCGATTTTTGGTAAATCATATTGGATTCGAATTCAAACATTGAATCGAgagatttaaaaattgaaacataataatttaataacgTTTTCAGATCTTATAGAATGAatcataatttgattatttgtgatttaaataaCTATTAGTAGTAATTCTTTTTAATACAGTTAAATTACCTACTCTCAATTGTATGTTTGCAAATAAAGGTAACAAACTAACTTTCTCAACAATCAACCTTGTCATGAACTTGTACTGCATTAttgttaaaatgaaataaaattcagaaaCCCATATTCATATGTTGAAAGCATAATATTTTGCATTCATGGGATAAAAAGAATACAAACTCTACCTTAACtagaatgaaatatttgagacAGCTTCTAGCCTCATCTCACCGCCCCTAGATCATGTATATTcttatcatattttgttttcttatcaAACGACCCATTGTGATATGAGGAAGACAATGTTGCAGCAACTAAGACATAACAATGTCGGATAATTAAGAGGATGATAGATTCCTCGAACTCCAAGTTTATTGAAGATAGAGTCATCATCTACAACTTCGTGGCTATTCTAATCTTCATATAATAGACGATTATGTTTGCACATcatcaacatttttttcaaatggtTATAGTGACCTTGCTTGGCATCTCTAGTAACcaatttgaaaagtttaaaCTCATTTTAAAGTATTATCTACTAACCAATTTGATACATCTATCATTGTTTGGTAACCATTAGTGAAATTAACCTCACATTTGAATTTAGGCTTAGTCTTGGCGTCAAGATGGtgttttgaaatattacttAGTTAACTAGTCTAACTaagtttataaaaatacaaattgcAGTAATTTAACgtcatttttggtaatttgtttataatatatagacCAGCACAATTAATAATGgccaaatgaaaaaaatacaattatatgcCAAGAAAGATTAGAATATAGTGTAAACTAAAATGAcgatgaagaaaaataaaggcAAACACATTATTAGTCCTTATACTTtatcaaaatgttcattaggtctttgtacaattttttcgttcaataagtccttatacttttcacaatatttttatcaagtCCTCGCAAttattttcgttttagtaggtccttatacttttatacttttcattaggtccttgtacaatcttttattttagggacttttttacatttatcttgataataatctaaatttaattaaacttaatgaactttttaatattcctttatttaacttagcatagtctataatcatcttgttatccaataatctcaataagttgtagagaataataaaaagattaactgtgatgattgaagattaaaatcgaagtttttttagaataattaTCTGAATTTTcgattgattatttatatttatattgaaagatacgtttccctgaatatttataatcataagataagttaaataataaaattaaaaggttcattaaatttaattaaatataaattattatctaagataaaagtaaaagatattttaaaataaaaaattgtataaggacctaataaaagttataatcaaAGTAAAAGGGActtactaaaacgaaaaaattagTACGAGGATcgtgatgaaatttatgaaaaaggTATAAGAACctattaaaaccaaaaattgtcagaaacctaatgaacattttgattaaagtataggacctaataatatattttgccaaaaataaatatataaacaaaactaCAACCCatatataaactaaataaagtgAAAGGTTTCTTTAACTAAACAATCCATTAAAAGTCAGCACAAGTAAATTACCGTGATGAGgattaaaaaaactaactaaaatgatattacattctGCATACCAAAGTGTCTTTTGAGTGAGAGGAAACTTGGAGTGAGAAGAATGGAATTAATACACAAGAATCATCACCCATCTTACCAAACAAACCAATTTTTGTAAGACTTTTCTTCTTTAGAGTAGTATAGAAAGTGTTCCTCATTCCATAACATCAACATGTCTCCATTCTCGTAAACATTGATAGGCTGAAGACGTTTGTGTAAACCATGACCATAATAAGGATGTTTGATGAGGACCTCTAAAGAGGTGCTTGCCTAATGTTGACATGTACCTGCACCAACATTTCTCGACTTCTTCATATTCCTTCAACAACCAGATAACATGATCATAGTCACAGTAATATTTTGGTTCGTCATCACAAAACACAGACAATCCCCCAAAGTATACAACATTCCCTTGTTAAAGATAGGTCTCTTGAGACATTCAAGTGGTGGAGAGAATGTACTAAAACATTCTTTCTCAAGATCAAAGCAAGCAAATATAAGGGAAACTCCTTCCATTTGAAACAAACCAGTGGAGATTGCCACTAGCAAATGCAGCAACAGAGCTGTAACAACAATCAAACGAGGGGATAACACCTTCAACGGGTCTCCACGAAGATCCCGATTCAAAAGTGTATACATGACATCCGTCATAGTTAGGGTTAAGATATACAACCTTATGTTGTCCGCTTATTCGCTCACTCCAATTCCATAACAATCTTCTCGAGGCGAGTAAGATGGCCACGGAGCTCAACAAATTCACGGGTGATAGGATTCACACATAAAGATGATTACGAAATGGATTTTTCAGAAGAAGTAGACCGTTGGCAGAACCTGTATTGTTGATGCTTGGGAGAAATCAAACATGGTGATTGAATACTGCTTGTGCTTGTGCTTAAGCTTCTCTTCCAATTTAAAAACATTGAaccaatttgaatttgtagACGGTATCGAGACCACTAGGGAGGGAGGATTTAGAAAGATGGGACTTGTTAAAATAGTGAGTCTCAATGAGATTGAGCCATGATTTGCAAACACATTTGCAAGTTGCAATGTCATC
This region of Salvia hispanica cultivar TCC Black 2014 unplaced genomic scaffold, UniMelb_Shisp_WGS_1.0 HiC_scaffold_138, whole genome shotgun sequence genomic DNA includes:
- the LOC125198350 gene encoding wound-induced basic protein; this translates as MIYDVNSPLFRSFLSQKGGASDKRKTEEQKPKEHRPKANENKPVMNE